One Candidatus Methylomirabilota bacterium DNA window includes the following coding sequences:
- a CDS encoding MoxR family ATPase: MKLDAVADRCQEVLAALGQVIVGKTDVLQQVLAGLLANGHILIEDYPGLAKTLIARLVAQTLDLGFKRIQFTPDLLPSDITGSFLFDQREARFEFRRGPIFTNLLLADEINRATPKTQSALLEAMQESQVTVEGERFPLEPPFLVIATQNPIELEGTYALPEAQLDRFLMRLAVGYPDPEEEVEILARRRRRREDPVSVAPVISRADLLAMQESLEDVHVAGVTERYIVDLVQATRTDHRVALGASPRGTLALLKLARALAALQRRDFVLPDDVKAMAVPALAHRLVLKPELWAARVSAAQVVQGLLTQVPAPGPDVR; this comes from the coding sequence GTGAAGCTCGACGCCGTGGCCGACCGCTGCCAGGAGGTCCTCGCCGCCCTCGGCCAGGTGATCGTCGGCAAGACGGACGTGCTCCAGCAGGTCCTGGCCGGTCTCCTCGCCAACGGCCACATCCTCATCGAGGATTACCCCGGCCTGGCCAAGACGCTCATCGCCCGGCTCGTCGCCCAGACGCTCGATCTCGGCTTCAAGCGCATCCAGTTCACGCCCGATCTATTGCCCAGCGACATCACGGGTAGCTTCCTCTTCGACCAGCGCGAGGCGCGCTTCGAGTTCCGCCGGGGTCCGATCTTCACCAACCTGCTCCTCGCCGACGAGATCAACCGGGCCACGCCCAAGACGCAGAGCGCGCTGCTGGAGGCGATGCAGGAGTCGCAGGTCACCGTGGAAGGCGAGCGCTTCCCCCTCGAGCCACCATTCCTCGTGATCGCCACCCAGAACCCCATCGAGCTGGAAGGCACGTATGCGCTGCCCGAAGCCCAGCTCGACCGCTTCCTGATGCGCCTGGCCGTGGGCTACCCGGATCCCGAGGAGGAAGTGGAGATCCTCGCCCGGCGCCGGCGCCGGCGGGAAGATCCTGTGAGCGTCGCCCCGGTGATCTCGCGCGCGGACTTGCTCGCCATGCAGGAGAGCCTGGAGGACGTCCACGTGGCGGGGGTAACCGAGCGTTACATCGTGGACCTCGTGCAGGCCACGCGCACCGACCATCGCGTGGCCCTCGGCGCCTCGCCGCGGGGGACGCTCGCCCTCCTCAAGCTCGCCCGGGCCCTCGCGGCCCTGCAGCGCCGCGACTTCGTGCTCCCCGACGACGTGAAGGCCATGGCCGTGCCCGCCCTCGCGCACCGGCTCGTGCTCAAGCCCGAGCTGTGGGCGGCGCGGGTCTCGGCGGCGCAGGTGGTGCAGGGCCTGCTCACCCAGGTGCCGGCGCCCGGCCCGGACGTCCGATGA
- a CDS encoding DUF58 domain-containing protein — MTPLGLSVLAVAGCALSLAVLSGRPELFVAALPLLLALVPLAHRGPALDHRIAHEVSRARVLEGESVTVTVTVQARLPIALLELLGPLPAGSVVVSGRHHAAMTLGAGQTGRWSYEVRFEGRGVHDMGTIAVRVRDRFGVRTWEQRHVDPKPVRVYPRIAPLRSLPRPAHARASVGDYVSSALGEGIEPGEIRQFAPGDRIKQVNWRASLRLGKLYVTQHQRERNADVVLMLDTLAEVGRAPETTLDWSVRAGASLATAYLARKDRVGLINYGGLIHWVKPGSGRAQYERLADALARAEVVFTYVAKDLAVVPPRVLPPQAVVIALTPLLDPRFTRAALDLAARGFDLVVLVVSPVEVTRRTLAPSPTIDLACRLWTLERRARLAELHRQGVAVLEWSPPEPLELALAAARRRRPRLVAAG; from the coding sequence GTGACGCCACTCGGCCTCTCCGTCCTCGCGGTGGCCGGGTGCGCGCTCTCCCTTGCCGTGCTCTCCGGGCGCCCGGAGCTGTTCGTGGCCGCCCTCCCGCTGCTCCTCGCCCTCGTCCCCCTCGCCCACCGCGGCCCCGCCCTCGATCATCGGATCGCCCACGAGGTCTCGCGCGCGCGCGTCTTGGAAGGCGAGAGCGTGACGGTGACGGTCACGGTCCAGGCACGGCTGCCCATCGCGCTCCTCGAGCTCCTGGGCCCGCTTCCCGCGGGCAGCGTCGTCGTGTCGGGGCGTCACCACGCGGCCATGACCCTGGGCGCCGGCCAGACGGGCCGGTGGAGCTACGAGGTCCGCTTCGAGGGCCGCGGCGTGCACGACATGGGCACGATCGCCGTGCGGGTGCGGGATCGCTTCGGTGTGCGCACCTGGGAGCAGCGTCATGTCGATCCGAAGCCCGTGCGCGTCTATCCGCGCATCGCGCCGCTCCGGAGTCTTCCCCGTCCCGCCCACGCGCGGGCATCGGTCGGCGACTACGTCTCGTCCGCCCTCGGCGAAGGCATCGAGCCCGGCGAGATCCGGCAGTTCGCCCCCGGCGACCGGATCAAACAGGTGAACTGGCGCGCCTCGCTGCGGCTGGGGAAGCTCTATGTCACCCAGCATCAGCGCGAGCGCAATGCCGACGTCGTCCTCATGCTCGACACCCTGGCCGAGGTGGGTCGGGCGCCTGAGACCACCCTCGACTGGAGCGTTCGGGCCGGGGCCTCGCTGGCCACCGCGTATCTGGCGCGAAAGGATCGCGTCGGCCTCATCAACTACGGCGGGCTGATCCACTGGGTCAAGCCTGGGTCGGGGCGAGCGCAATACGAGCGGCTCGCCGACGCCCTGGCGCGGGCCGAGGTCGTCTTCACCTACGTCGCGAAGGATCTCGCCGTGGTGCCGCCGCGGGTGCTGCCTCCCCAGGCCGTCGTCATCGCGCTCACGCCGCTGCTCGACCCGCGCTTCACCCGGGCCGCTCTCGACCTGGCGGCCCGCGGCTTCGACCTCGTCGTGCTTGTCGTCTCCCCGGTCGAGGTCACACGCAGGACGCTCGCGCCGTCGCCGACCATCGACCTCGCCTGCCGACTCTGGACGCTCGAGCGCCGCGCGCGGCTCGCCGAGCTCCACCGGCAGGGTGTGGCCGTCCTCGAGTGGTCTCCACCGGAGCCGCTCGAGCTGGCGCTGGCCGCGGCCCGACGCCGACGACCTCGCCTCGTGGCCGCGGGATGA